The following nucleotide sequence is from Oreochromis niloticus isolate F11D_XX linkage group LG9, O_niloticus_UMD_NMBU, whole genome shotgun sequence.
AGAATACAAATTCATTAGTAAATTGAATAAATtgattaattacattttaaaaagaacatccAACATATTTGCTCAGAATGACAATGGTTAATTCAGAATTGCTTTCATTTTGGAAAAATCATGCATTCTGTCATGTCAGCAAAGATGTCATTAGGTTTCATACTGAAAGTCAAAAGCAGAGGACAGTTAGTTTTATATTTGCTGAAGCAATGTGTAAAAgtataaaagaaaaagttgATTTCTGTCGTGGCTGTAAAAGTTTGGCATTCATACCAGACTGACTGGGTGTGCAAATCTGCTCTCGAATCGGTCATCCTGCAGAAGCTGCCTAAGGTGGGAAATGTAGCTAGAAGCGAGACGAAGGGTGTCCAGTTTGGAAAGTTTGGTGTCCGCTGGGACCCAGGGCAGGCTGGTTTTCAGTCTGGAGAAAGCTTTGCTCAGCACTCTCATCCTCGCCCTCTCCCTGGCGTTAGCCGCGTTCCTCTGAGACTGTCGCGTTTCCCTCTGGTGCGCTTTGGAAAGTCTGCGCTCCTGCTTGATCCTCCCCTCAACACCTTCGTCTTCCAACTCCTCCTCCGAGTACCGGCTGGGATTATAACAGGTGACTTTCCGTGCGCTGGCCTCCATGGCAGCGGTAGTCCTTCTGTGGCATGTCTCGTCGTCCTCGGCATCACTTGCAGCAGAGCCAGTGGACATGGCTGCTCCACCTGCGCCTGGGGAAACAGACCGGAGTGGCACTGTGGACGACAGACAAGAGTGAAGTAAATGACGAGAGGCTGCAAGTCAGCACCTCCTTTTTAAATTCCCATTTGGTAACCGTGGAACTTATTTCCCACAGAAGCGCTAAAACGTCAACCCTTGATTCACTGCAGTACCATCTGCACGAACTAAAGACAGCTCTGTCTAAAGAGACATGGCCTAGCTATCCCTCTAATTTAAGTGTCATGGACTTGGCATCtgcacagttttttttcctgagcatTTCTCCTCCCCCTTTTTTGTCCGAGCGACCATGACCTCAGTGAGACCACAACTCCATCTCGTTGTGTAAACTGTTAAAGACATATGTTGCTCATTTGCATCTTAATAAAAGAAGTTAAGTCCTGTAAACTATTTGCCCTCAGAGATAGTTATAGCAAAAGATGCAGTGAAGTTCCTCCAAAGCTGTTTGTACAAtaattttacctttttttttttttttgcaaattccTCAAAAATTCAGAATTTACTGGAGAGCACTAATTCCCTGATTTAGGTCCAGTCCGTTGCAACAATTCCAAATACATTATATTGAGTAAAAAGTCTTCTGGTTTGTGGTCCTGCAGATGTGTTTTGGAAATGTCTTGAGGACCTTATCAAAAGTGTTTAATCCTTCGCTGCGTTCACAGAGGGATTGGGTTTCTGCAGATGGAGCAGCGCTTCACACGCAGCCTGTGTGTACCAGCCCCAGCTGTTATTGGTTCCCATGACATCTGGAGCGTTGGCATGACATGGGTGTGGCAGAGGCAAGGAGGCACCATCTTCATTCTCATAGTATCACAAATATTTTTACTGGGTGTCTTGGCcatatttgcatttcttttgtgCATTGGTTTGGTGGTTTAATCAATGATATGAGGACTGAGCTGTAGagcagaggggaagagggacagaAGTGTCTCTGCTGAGATCCCATGGGAAGCTGACTTTTGCGCAACACTAAGAAGAGCACTCATGTTCCAGTGTGATGCAAACACTGAAAGAAACTTGAATGGCCACACTTTCTCTTGAAGTTTTTGATTCATACTTTCTCTGCTCGCTCCGTCTCTTTGTCTGTCAAGAAAGATATTCCCAGAATATCCCAGGTCCCTGTTTGCTATTACACCACGTAATATGTgtgaaatttcatttttttatgacaATAGCCAGGCTTTGCCAAGGATTACTTAACTGCAGCTGATGTATGCTTGATTTTGGTAGACAGCCATGTAGGGGCCATGAGAGAAAATAAGGAAACTACTCTACGGCACTGGGCTCGATGCCGCCTTGTACCCGGACAGTGAAACTTTATTCCAGCATGTTGGCTTCAAGTCACACCTTTCTGAACAACTAAAAACCTCAGTTGTAATATGGTTGATTGTTACCAGTTCCAACAATTTTCCTCTGtcatagaagaagaagaatgcaaGAATGTTTCCTTAATCCAAGGACACATTCCTCTGCTTCCCGTAATCCTGCTTTTCCAAGCAATTTTCACAAAAGCAGAGATCAGCTGCTGCTTTGAGGGATCCCTCTGCTCAGCACACCCTTGGATATGTCACGACTCTGAAATATTAGGTTCTACTTGTGCTGGTAAGACAGTCAGAGCTTCAGGCATGCTGCCAACTCATCCTCCATCACTGCATCCGTCAGCAAGGTGAGTGACACTCTTGAAGGTGCGAGTTATAAGATCCTGCTGTCTTATTTAATTCTCTTTTTACAGTGtctctctctttaaaaaaaaaaaatctaacaccGAAAGATATTGGCTGGATGACACATATTTCACATTGCTGCTTCATTCACTGTCACAGGAAACAGGTTGAGATAAAACTTTGTTCGTTTGTCATTTTGTGCATGTTGTGcttcaaaaaaatgaaagaaaaagagagaaagagagaaagaagaagaacatatTGTCCAAAACATAAGTGTAATTAATGGCTACATGGTTGTTGTATGTGTCTTGGGAATAATTAGATTCAGGGCCAGTGATAATAAATAACACTTAAAACTTGACTTGAAGGGAGAGCAAGCATCTGTCCATCAGCAAAGACTTTCAGGGGTCTTGACCTCTATCACGGCCCTAAGCTGGAAAAACCAGAGAGACAGGTGCGGGCTCATGATGTCACAGGCCTGACTCAGTTTCCCTCCCAGCCACTTATGATTCCCATGATTGCCTTTGAAGAAGCTCGCAGCACATTAAGCTGCTGAGTGAAAAGCGCACAAATCAGAGACCATAACCATCAACTTCTGCAACCTTTTtaattcatgtatttattattgttttatggtatttAGTAAGTTGTGCCCAACAGTGTTCTGGAATTTTATGACAAAATGTACACTGTAGGCTTCTGTTGATGTAATGATGTTTATTTCTGTACCATTTTACAAGAGCAGATGTCACAAAGTGCATCAtaataatgacaaaaacaagCCAAAGAAGATGGCGCAACAGCACACATTTCAGATGGACGATACATAGATGCAAGCACACTGTTATTGTAGCTACAAATTCTATGTTTATTATCTCAGCCTAATGAAAAACTAGGTTTAAATTAGGTTTGATTAACCATCTCATCTATAGAGCAAAAGAACAGGAGTTGGACTTCAAGCCACTTTACAAAAACAGCAACTGCGTGCGTAATAGAAATATGCCAGTACTGCTTGCACACTATGAAGTCATTTATCAGTAGCTCACTGGTATAACTTAAAAGTAGCCTACAGGACAAGAAATGTTActtttttatccaacaatgaagGATTTTCCAATAATACCATTAATATTATCGTTTTAAGTATTTAATGTCTCAAGAACCACATATAAGTTAGGACAAGTctattaataacaataaaattaaCTGTTACTACTGTTACAACATGTAAATAGTGAACGCCGCTGTTAAATTGGAATATAAGTGATTACATTTATACCTATTTAATATCTTTTTATGCCATATAGATCTAGTCTTTTCAGACGATTCACTTTGCAGTGAGTTTAGTTGTcactttgtgttgtttcatCTTCATTTTCGCCTGGCCTCGATGGCCTTCATCAGTGGGACCCACCGAGATGTAGTCTCTCTACTTGGTTTAGCCTGGCCTAAAGCGGGCCACGTGCTCCCTCTGATGTTCACGGGGCCGTCATATTCGTCAGCCTCAGAGGCGATCTCCATTTTCTGGATGATGAGCTTTACGAGGCAGTGCTGCTTCTCCAGCAGGCACGACATCTCTTTCATTCTgcagggaaaaagaaaaacaaagacaaaacaatcAATTCATGTCACTTAGTGACAGACTTCATTCACTCTTGCCTAGATTTATAATGAGACTGCTGGAAGGTCAGACTCCTGGGTGACTTGATGTGCTTACTATAGGAAGAGATACAGAGTGGGATCTGTAGGGGTCGCTCATGCATCAAAAACTACTTTTCAACTCCTTAATTCCCACTTTAGCTTTCAGCATGCACAGTCTAGATCATTGTACCTGTAATAATCATCCATAACCTCAATAACAAGCTTGCACACTTTTAGAAATTGACATGACATGATTTTAGAAACATGAAAACTGACTTTCTTGTGCATGCCCTACCTGGTCTTCTGCTTTTTGAGCTCATTCTCGATCAAAGTGCATGCCTTTGATTTGGCTTGCAGATGATTCCAGACTTCATTGGTTTCCTCTTCACCATAGAAAAATTTCTTCAGAAAGTGCTGCAATCAAAAGTCTGAAGGTTTAATAAAGGAGGAACACTTCACTGCTATAAGTTATAGACATAAATCATCATGTTGCACATcatctgtttcttctttttttagctTACCCTGGAACACCTGTGATTGGGATAGATGGTAATGGAGTTTTTGTCAACTCGTTTCATAAACCAGTAAGGGAGCTTATCTTCCAGAGCGGTGTGGAGATCAATCTGGGGTCAGAAGGGCTGGTATTTAGTAAGGGGTTCAATTTTGGGCGAGGAATATATCATTGATATCATATATATCATCTTGTTATGTGTCAGTGTTCCATGCATTTGGTTAAAATGGCTCAAGAGCAAAACACCACAACATCAAAAAAAGAACAaggtgaattaaaaaaaatccaaagtactttttatattaaaaaagatAACCTGGTTTAATACAAACCTGCATGGCTATCCGTTTCAGCGCAGCATTTCTTTGAACTTCAGCAATGTCTCCAACTGCTAAACCAATCTACAACAcaatcaaagacaaaaaatcTTTGGTCAGGACCTTTGAAAATACAAAGCTTATGACAAAAGCATGATTAGAACGAAATTGCTGTCAAAGCACCAGAACAGAAATTCTTATAGTAACATACAAGCCAAATGTATAGCCACATAAACTACTTTAAGATGCAACTGGGCACTATCAGCGTGTGCTTACCATCAGGTTCACGAGCAGGATTGGCATGAACAGAACAAAGACCACAAAAATGAAGTATGTCAGGATACCAAAAGGTAGTCGATGATTCAGATACTCATCCAGGAAGTTGTTCTGGTAGTTCAGTTCCCCGACCATCATCACAAAGGTTTGTATCACAGAGAGCGGCACGCTGTTAAACTCCCTCTAATGATACAAAAAGAACACCAAAGTGTGTGATTGCATGTTAGTAACAATCAGTCTAACAGTTTATTATAACAgatatccagacatccagatGGCCTAGGTTTAAATCATTTCTGTACACAACTTGGACACTAAAGAATTCTATGCAGGCCTAAATTTTGACAAACAGTGAAGTTTTAAAGTTAGGTGACTTTAGCAGCCATGTCAATAAAATATGCAGTGGTGCATGAACACAGCTTTCTGGTGACTTTCTAAGGTGTGTGTGATGTTACAACACAGGGTGAAGGGACTGTTCTTACAAAaattattcattattaaaaAGGTCATTCATCTGGAGATCATTGATATACATGCAAAATTTTGAAAATCTGACGATAGCCTTTCTGCAGGAATTGTATGGTTATATGCAtcactgcatttttttaataccTGATTGAGCATCAGGGCATGGAAGGCCAAACTGAAAGCCAACATCAGGTAGAAGAACAGCAATACAATACGGACCAGCGTCTTCATAATCTCCCCGAACATCACAACATAGATGCCAACTCCCTCAAACCTGAGGAAACAGGAGAATAAACAGGTTGGTAACCTCAACTTTATGAGAAAGTGGAGGATTTAAGTCAGAGTGAATAGTACCTCTGGAGATAAAGGAGAAATCCAACCCAGGAATTTAAAACTGCTATGGCCCCTGCTTGCCAGTGTAAAGAACCCTCTGCATTGATCATGAGGGGGACGACGAACAGTATAGAGAAGATGGCTGAAATCCAGTCGCTCTGGTTGGAATAATCCGTGATGTATTTCCAGCGCTTTGAAGCAACGAGATGaataaaatcaggtttttttcaaatttaacaGCTAAGCTTAAGCATGGAGGTGACATTCTGACTTTTTGCTATTCAGTAGGGGCTGTAAATCTAAATCTGGGGGCACGCATTCATCACACTTGATTGCCTGTGTGTCCACACAGACCCGGTGCTGCACAGATTTATGGGCACATGTTTTATGTGAGGTAATGACACTTCCATAAGAGGACCAGTACCTGCTGTGATATCTGCACCACTTCCTTTCCTATCGAGTAGATATTCATAACCAAGACCATCACCATGCAGAAGGACAAGGACACAGGTTGCTGTGAAACAAATGTTGAGACGTACTTTGAATGGCGAGGCACATTTGTAAAGATGCATTTTATCTAGTAATGAACGACAGATCATTTGTTTTCAATCATAATTTTCTCATAATGCTGTCAGAGTCATTATTACTCATCACCACAGCCATTAGTACCTCTGTGAAAGATACGGGAACCATGATGATATCGTGCTCGCCCGTGTCACTAGTGTTCACAGAGGGTCTCAGAGTCACTATAAGGTGAGTTAAGGGCAGCAAGCCCAACAGATAGAGAAACATGTTGAGCACGTGAGCTATGCTCCCATAAGCAACCCTGTGGACAAAACAGAGGACACCATGGACCAACGTTCAAGGTAAAATGTTAACTGGACCTGAACAAGGGTGAATaaatctgtaaaaataaatgtggGTCATGGGTCAAGTCCCCCTGAATACTCACCACTTCATTGCCAGATACTTTTTGCAGACGGGATGGTTGAGGAGCTCGATGCGGTTGTACTGCACCATTGCCTGCAGGAGGTGT
It contains:
- the msc gene encoding musculin, which translates into the protein MSTGSAASDAEDDETCHRRTTAAMEASARKVTCYNPSRYSEEELEDEGVEGRIKQERRLSKAHQRETRQSQRNAANARERARMRVLSKAFSRLKTSLPWVPADTKLSKLDTLRLASSYISHLRQLLQDDRFESRFAHPVSLTWPFMMTGRSEEDISSSMRLCGATA